The Kosakonia sp. SMBL-WEM22 sequence CGGCCAACAGGGGAACATCCGGATGGTGTTTATCGCTGGCTTTAGCGATAACCGCATCAGCGAAGGCTTTCACACTCTCCAGCCGCACATTTTCTTGTGCCTGCGCCTGCGAGGAGAATAACGCCGCGATGCCAACCGCAAGCGCTACACTGCTATTTTTCATCATTAGGCTATTCCTTATGAAAATAAGAGTTTCAGAAGAAACCCTTAATTTAGCGATGCGGCTATCAGAAATTATATTTCACCCCGACGCGATAACGTGTCTGGCGCTCATCGGTATATTTACTGCCAGAGACATTACCAATCGCAACATAAGGCGACCAGTTTTTATCCAGCTTATAGGTGAGTTTAACATCATGCGTCCAGTCGTAATTCTCGTTATCCGCAATTAACACACCCGCAGAGGTGGCATGTTTATAGTCGAGTTCATAATCGAGTTGATAATCTTTAAACAACTTCCAGGAGATCGCCGCCGTCAGGTTGTAGCCGTTCTCGCTGGTCTGTTTATTAGTGCCGATATTATTGGAGTTACGCTTGAAATAGGGACGATAACGCAGGGTCGCGCTCACATCGCTGTCGAAGTTTACTTTGCCGCGCAGATAGGGGCGGTAGTTGTTAGCCGATGAGCTGCTGTCCAGCGAGAACCCCGGTTCAAGCTGAAAAGTGGGGTTGATCTTGTAGACATAGCTGGCCACCACTTCGGTGCCGTTACTGAGGGTCTCATGGTAGGCCTTATCTTTATCCTGCGATCCTTTCCATTTCCCCTCCAGCGACAGGCCAAAGCCGTTAGCGAAGCGGTGAGACATTAACAAGCGGTCTTTGTGATTATTTCCTCCACTGTCA is a genomic window containing:
- a CDS encoding oligogalacturonate-specific porin KdgM family protein — protein: MLRTLLIATLPFITLATHAVTFDYRHEMNDSGGNNHKDRLLMSHRFANGFGLSLEGKWKGSQDKDKAYHETLSNGTEVVASYVYKINPTFQLEPGFSLDSSSSANNYRPYLRGKVNFDSDVSATLRYRPYFKRNSNNIGTNKQTSENGYNLTAAISWKLFKDYQLDYELDYKHATSAGVLIADNENYDWTHDVKLTYKLDKNWSPYVAIGNVSGSKYTDERQTRYRVGVKYNF